The nucleotide sequence TCTCACAAAGCACAACCCCAAAAGAGTACACGTCAGACTTCTCAGTCAACCGACTCCTCCGAACGTATTCAGGATCTATATACTCGAGAGTACCTCTAGCACATGTGCTTACAGGAGCGTGATCCGTGGTTGTCTTTGATAGCCCAAAATCAGACAATTTAGCAACCCATTTGTCGTCCAAGAGGATGTTCGTTGTTTTCACATCCCTATGAATAATGGTGTCTCTGCCACCTGCGTGTAGATAGTGTAGACCACGTGCTACACCTATGCAAATTTCAAGCCGTCGAGTCCAAGCCAATGGTTCGCTTTTTGTCTTGTAAAGATGATCTCTTAGTGACCCATGAGCCATGTAATCAAATACAAGGATCATCTCGGCCTTTTCATCACAATAACCGATTAAAGAAATAAGGTGAGGATGCGAAAGCTTTGAAAGCATTTCGAGCTCTGTCCTAAAATCCTGCAAAGCTAGGTCAGAATCCTTGTGTTGTCTTTTGATAGCGACTTTAGTCTTTCCACCATCGGTTACACCTAAGTAAACCTTACCACATTTACCAACACCAAGAACTCGAGCCTCATCAAAGTTATTTGTCGCAGCCTTAATCTGGGCAAAAGTAAACCGGTGACATAGGTTTGAAGAGTCTGAGTTTTCATATACGGAAACTGGTG is from Helianthus annuus cultivar XRQ/B chromosome 9, HanXRQr2.0-SUNRISE, whole genome shotgun sequence and encodes:
- the LOC110877239 gene encoding receptor-like protein kinase FERONIA; this encodes MPKNNISIDFGFLMPRKEVEQPPVSVYENSDSSNLCHRFTFAQIKAATNNFDEARVLGVGKCGKVYLGVTDGGKTKVAIKRQHKDSDLALQDFRTELEMLSKLSHPHLISLIGYCDEKAEMILVFDYMAHGSLRDHLYKTKSEPLAWTRRLEICIGVARGLHYLHAGGRDTIIHRDVKTTNILLDDKWVAKLSDFGLSKTTTDHAPVSTCARGTLEYIDPEYVRRSRLTEKSDVYSFGVVLCEILSAQPITGLKIEDRHVSLVEWALDCHKMGVLDQILDPNLKGKISAESFMKVAETAVKCLADCGIDRPSMVDVLLDLEYALALHERPLKGTSKDFDENLMASTSNTSISSLKKSSDENLMASTSNASISSLSSLSSEGSDGSDTSVV